GAAAGGCTTGATTTGGCAGGATGAAGGGATATGGTGATTGTATGAACACCACTTCCGGCTGGTCTTCGCAGCGTCGTGTGTCCGCCCCCTCCACCCTTTCCCGCCGGCGCTTTTTGCGCTGGACGGCGCTGGCCGGCACTGCGCCCTTGATTCTGCCCTCGGGTTTGCTCTCCGCCGCGCCCAACAGCAAGCTGTGTCATGCCTGTATTGGCACGGGGGGGATGGGAGTGGGGGATATGAGTGAGTTTATGAAGCATCCCAAGGTGCAAGTTGTGGCCTTGTGTGATGTGGATGCCAACCACCTGGCCGCCGCAGCGCAAAAAGTCCCGGGCGCCCGGCAATACCGGGACTGGCGCGAGTTGCTGGCGCAGGAGGGGGACAAGGTGGATTCTGTGAATGTCACCGTGCCTGATCACATGCATTTTCCGATTGCCTATCGCGCCATCCAGAAGGGCAAGCATGTGTATCTGCAGAAGCCGATGTGCCATGATGTGGCCGAAGTGCGTGCTTTGACCAAGGAGGCAGTCAAACGCAAGGTGGTCACGCAGTTGGGCACGCAAATGGCCAGCAGTCTGGGAGACATGACCACGGTGCAGTTGCTGCGCCAGGGAGCGATTGGACAGATTCAGCATGTGTATTTGACGGCCAACCGCCCGGGGGCGGTGGAGAATTACCGGCTGTTGGGGCCGCGCCCGCCCAAGGGCGAGGATCCGCCGGCGCATTTGCAATGGGATTATTGGATCGGCACGGCGCCCATGCGGCCGTACGTGCCGGGAATCTATCATCCGGTGAAGTGGCGCGCATGGCTGGATTTTGGGACGGGCTGGAGCGGGGACATTGGGTGTCACATCTTCGATGCGGTATGGAAGGGATTATCCCTCAAAGCGCCGAAAACGGTTTATGCGCGGGTGCAGGAGTCATGGAAGAACTCGCCGGAGCGGCGGGCGGACACCTGGCCCCAAGCCAATCATATAACCTGGGTTTTTCCGGGCAATGCGCTTACCGCCGAAAAGGAATTGGTGGTGGAGTGGTTTGATGGCGAGTTTTATCCCCCGCGGGAGATCATGGCGATGTATTCGGTGAAAGATTACCCGCCGGAATCCATGATGCTCATCGGGACGGAGGGCGCGCTGCTGATGGAGCTGGGACGGGGGCCGATCCTGCTCCCGGACGCCAAGTTTCGGGAGTTTAAAAAGCCGGCCGTGCCGCGGCGGAATCATTATCATCATTTTGTGGATGCCTGTCTGGGCGGCGAGATGACGGAGTCCCATTTTGCGCAGACGGGGCCGATGACCGAGGCGATTCTATTGGGTACGGTGGCGGTGCAGGTGCCGGAAACCGAGTTGAAATGGAGTGCCGGCGCGATGCGCTTTACCAACCATGCCGAGGCAAACAAGCTGCTGAAGCGCAAATACCGCGCCGGCTGGGAGGTGTGATTTGCTTTAACGCAGGATGTCCAGGGCGGCCTGCAGGGCCGTCCGTCCGCGGCGGGGCTGCAGCGTGTAGGTGTTGGTTTGGGAGAGGGACTGGCCGGGGGCAAGCGTGTGCAGCGGTCCCAGCATTTCCAGCTCCACGTAGTCCAGTTCGCCACCGTTGGTGTACACCTCGGCGCTGCTGTTGCGATCGGGATATTCGGCCTGGGGAATGCGGGGCGAATCAATGCGCACCACAGTGTTGGGGCCCACCCAGATCAGGGTGCCCGCCGGGGTGCCAATTTTGTAAGAGTTGCGTGGGTCGCGACGAAGAGCGAGCAGGCCGTTGGTGGCGAGGGTGAGGGAGGGAGGGAAGGTGCGGGAAAGCGCCACACAACCCTGCGTGACGGCCGTGATCCCGGGCAGGGGGATAAAAACCTGCTCCGGCTCCTTGAGTTGCGTGATGATCCAGATGCCCAGGCGTGAGGGCTGACCGCTGATTCGTTCGTAACGAGTGCGCACGGACAAAGCCGGTCTGCCGGGCAGCAATTCGAATTCACGAATGACCCGAATCCCGTAATGAGGATCCAGGGCGCTGGTGAGTACAAGCATGTGATTGGTGGGATGGGCTGTGGCTGGCAGGCCATCAAAGCCGCGCGGAGGAAACCAGGATTTATCGCCGGTGTAGCGTCCCCATTCAGCCTCGGGCGAGGGCCATGACTTGTCGCCCCCCAAATTGATCCAGTTGGTTTGCTTGCCGTCGAGTCGTGTGCCCAAAAGCCTGGTATTAATCCAGATGACATTTTCCCCACCTTTCAAGCTGAGATGCATGAGGCGTCCGATTTCCGGTACAACGATAGCCTCAATCATTCCATTATCGAGCCGCCAGGCCTGGGTGTAGCCGTGATAGTTGGTGGGGGTGATTTGTGGCTGGGGGGCGGCAGAAACTGGCAGGCATGCCAGCCAGGGGAAAAGCAGCAACCAGTGCCAGTGTCCACGCAAGCAACGTGTTTTCATGTGTGCAGGCGACGGAGCGCAGAATAACGCAGCTAAAAGATGTGGGTAAAGCAGATTTGCCCGTGTTGCGCCGCGCTGCGGATGGGGCATTGCAAGTTTGGCCAGGGTTGCGCATCATCGCCGCCCGATGTTGACGCTGGCAGGCATCACCAAGACGTATGGCGGG
This is a stretch of genomic DNA from Verrucomicrobiia bacterium. It encodes these proteins:
- a CDS encoding DUF4380 domain-containing protein, yielding MKTRCLRGHWHWLLLFPWLACLPVSAAPQPQITPTNYHGYTQAWRLDNGMIEAIVVPEIGRLMHLSLKGGENVIWINTRLLGTRLDGKQTNWINLGGDKSWPSPEAEWGRYTGDKSWFPPRGFDGLPATAHPTNHMLVLTSALDPHYGIRVIREFELLPGRPALSVRTRYERISGQPSRLGIWIITQLKEPEQVFIPLPGITAVTQGCVALSRTFPPSLTLATNGLLALRRDPRNSYKIGTPAGTLIWVGPNTVVRIDSPRIPQAEYPDRNSSAEVYTNGGELDYVELEMLGPLHTLAPGQSLSQTNTYTLQPRRGRTALQAALDILR
- a CDS encoding Gfo/Idh/MocA family oxidoreductase — protein: MNTTSGWSSQRRVSAPSTLSRRRFLRWTALAGTAPLILPSGLLSAAPNSKLCHACIGTGGMGVGDMSEFMKHPKVQVVALCDVDANHLAAAAQKVPGARQYRDWRELLAQEGDKVDSVNVTVPDHMHFPIAYRAIQKGKHVYLQKPMCHDVAEVRALTKEAVKRKVVTQLGTQMASSLGDMTTVQLLRQGAIGQIQHVYLTANRPGAVENYRLLGPRPPKGEDPPAHLQWDYWIGTAPMRPYVPGIYHPVKWRAWLDFGTGWSGDIGCHIFDAVWKGLSLKAPKTVYARVQESWKNSPERRADTWPQANHITWVFPGNALTAEKELVVEWFDGEFYPPREIMAMYSVKDYPPESMMLIGTEGALLMELGRGPILLPDAKFREFKKPAVPRRNHYHHFVDACLGGEMTESHFAQTGPMTEAILLGTVAVQVPETELKWSAGAMRFTNHAEANKLLKRKYRAGWEV